A region from the Poecilia reticulata strain Guanapo linkage group LG12, Guppy_female_1.0+MT, whole genome shotgun sequence genome encodes:
- the ptcd2 gene encoding pentatricopeptide repeat-containing protein 2, mitochondrial translates to MALLGTLAAKCCRSLLSKPCKGLFCGVLRPSWVQSCIGAKRHLLSEDVIKLQDFQQRKLAVAHLVTGSDGNYIELFREKMQRNELILRDELKLLLHLCQTPDDMLVAREAIYRYHAENRNLLYGDFKFGPLFMRLCYELGMEGMAAATLTDKDMKGFFIDSTTFNIAINMLFVKGSYESAMDVLRTMKSQGVPFNKDTLTLAIATCYKLNTAECYRICMSLIDEEQTKGQFITRHAYCFAVALALRRNDLEKAHSIYSQIMSTDSKLCQNFKVMILAMSGDVLGAVSVLSTAMLPSRSFFVKKPEFSKEVVDLLLLRSEGRPFKMKAEQVVTQLEQAGQVTQETLDDMLCRVPTGKRKPVIMEVVRTSRRTRASLQSNLLSE, encoded by the exons ATGGCGTTGCTGGGGACACTAGCTGCTAAATGTTGTCGGTCGTTACTTTCTAAACCCTGCAAAGGGTTGTTCTGTGGAGTTTTACGGCCAAGTTGGGTTCAGAGCTGCATTGGAG CTAAGAGGCATTTGTTGTCGGAAGATGTTATCAAACTGCAGGATTTCCAGCAAAGAAAGCTAGCTGTGGCTCACCTCGTTACAGGATCAGATG GCAATTACATCGAGCTGTTCAGAGAGAAGATGCAAAGAAATGAGCTGATTCTGCGAGATGAACTGAAGCTGCTTCTCCACCTGTGTCAAACGCCAGACGATATGCTAGTAGCCCGAGAAGCTATCTATAG gtaTCATGCGGAGAACCGGAACCTTTTGTACGGAGACTTCAAATTTGGCCCACTTTTCATGAGGCTTTGCTATGAGCTCGGCATGGAGGGAATGGCTGCTGCAACTTTAACTGATAAG GATATGAAAGGCTTTTTCATTGATTCAACCACTTTTAACATCGCCATCAACATGTTGTTTGTTAAAGGCTCATATGAAA GCGCTATGGACGTTTTAAGAACAATGAAGAGCCAAGGAGTGCCATTCAACAAAGACACACTGACACTAGCCATTGCTACCTGCTATAAACTG AACACAGCAGAATGCTACAGAATCTGTATGTCACTAATAGATGAAGAACAGACCAAAGGCCAGTTCATCACTCGCCATGCATATTGTTTTGCTGTAGCATTAGCACTCAGACGG AATGACCTAGAAAAGGCACACTCTATATATTCACAAATCATGAGCACTGACAGCAAATTGTGTCAAAACTTTAAA GTTATGATACTCGCCATGTCAGGAGATGTTTTAGGGGCTGTTTCTGTGCTGTCGACAGCCATGTTGCCCAGTAGGTCgttttttgtgaaaaagccAGAGTTTTCCAAGGAAGTG GTCGATTTGCTGCTTTTGAGGAGTGAAGGCAGACCATTCAAGATGAAAGCGGAGCAGGTGGTGACTCAGCTCGAACAGGCCGGTCAGGTGACCCAGGAGACCCTCGACGACATGCTGTGCCGTGTCCCGACGGGGAAGAGGAAACCGGTTATAATGGAGGTGGTGAGGACCAGCCGAAGGACCCGGGCGTCTCTGCAGTCCAATCTGTTGTCAGAGTGA
- the map1b gene encoding microtubule-associated protein 1B: protein MATLVESAEMETLGAQSNTTGASPTSSSPSQHFNDSKFYLLVVIGEIISEDHLKCAIADIEKGIRSWDTNLIDCNLDQELKLFVSRHSARFSADVKGQRILHHKSNILETVVLINPSDEAVSTEARLMISDTARHKLLVLSGQCSEKTGELILQSGSFSFCNFIDIFTDQEIGELLSTIPPANKANLTLSCPEQGDWKNSNLDKHNLQDFINMKLNSAVILPEMEGLSEFTEYLSESVEIPSPFDMLEPPTSGGFLKLSKPCCYIFPGGRGDSALFSVNGFNMLINGGSDRRSCFWKLVRHLDRVDSILLTHIGEDNLPGINSMLQRKMAELEEEQSQGSTANSDWVKNMISPDIGVVFVNFPENLENPEPDYKVRRNVEEAAFTQVFLNKLNLRIEPLQKPVGNTIEPITLFQKMGVGRLEMYVLNPSKNSKEMQHFMKQWTGSENDTTSILLPNGKESEFPVSYLTSISSLIVWHPANPSDKVVRVLFPGNAIQDHIFEGLEKLKHLEFLKQPVVTQKTMPSTTPSTPTLKQAKMKHRTDSKESLKSTPKPSPSKAMRKISKEETPEKAKTDTESTPEKTLKLDKKEKVPLKKEKAKPQEKEPKANADQTGQNETSEKKSEAKSKMEKIKKEAKPSAEKKKEAKKEVARKDEAKKEDKIKKDEAKKVLKKDTRRDSPMKEKKEEKKEQKKDAKRLSKDVKKTSNAGEEKNLKPKPLKKDDSSKRDLGAPSKLKDKGKPKVIKKETKVELKLAASTTIVAEDPEAERFLMSSPEDLTKDFEELRAEDFVEDDATVQQDEEKAATVAQNEQMIQTKESPEGLESVDEGITTTEAEGDSGGTPDEQVLKGKLNGSACEKFEDEGTVMEETSEGGDYDEKGETEEVYEPQEAESDKNNHQNEHQAKHDKPEQRDEVEDNDDITNKNVVEEHLSPDTTEKQKLFESASPKVSSPVSPAACTLDEIPPVGFESITTSDEENRDEPPEEYTVTSGYTQSTMEISSLPTPMDEMLTPRDILSDETPNDETGFLSQDAERFGKSESGEFEKKNLSPLQDIPGTGFSQSDVTEGQNYHHSALTVSPPSPLKEDKFCEELPSGGKAEEFTTIQESNERHDSVKLSSVSTTSPVVRSPSVEIKNIIHPSSTMAAPIELSSTLASCTQATADSYKSPDDKPLEGASSPQSSGHTPYYQSPVDEKVETLPPLSEDRSQGLVIVEVTSDKEESYSRVTPEPNDPAVEQSSPVDRTDSTPRSPSIPEPESPQESSPIDAEAKKQEEISHSLLSSMPLNKHESDSGVFTTFKEESKMSISEGTTSDKSETPLEEVVAEDTFSHLASASTASLATSSLPEPTTGSPSLHAEVGSPHSTEVDDSLSVSVVQTPTTFHEAEGSPTKEDSPRPMSISPEISPKTKSKVQTQDTKSPEHSTMSLEFGQESPDHSLALDFSKQSPEHQSLGSNSHATENGPTEVDYSPSNVTEVKAPSEPKCAQNPLLFEGGDSARATSATPSDASQSSVTTPCQMAENLHAAVEQTDKSPSTPRASSLTLSPHSNEPSPVLGGPPANTSISPVSETTARMDSEQKLDKSPSPPKVPSPSTSFNISKEDTLSPKTETNPFKCDDSVLEKNSTSPKVPSPSELPLSFEPYDFNSPCGSREPDSLKKSLCAPSKTDVDLCLVKSCEYRHPKTELSPSFINPNPLEYFINEENALDEEKPLAKSGGGPPPPGGKLSAKQCEDTPPTSISESAPSQTDSDVPPGTEECPSITADANIDSEDDSETLPSDKTLTYRHADPPPLALRDSAPTSGNHDVCMVDPEALKAEENLHNANTGGGDKTRMKKLLKKSSSPARKSGLSKVKDSKTASPKKGVGEGKDVKNATNTSASKGVKSSALGTGSGKVPPLSNCPPMYMDLVYIPNHCSAKNVDAEFFKRVRSSYYVVSGNNQSAQEPSRAVLDALLEGKTQWGNDMQVTLIPTHDTDVMREWYQETHDKQQELNIMVLASSSTVVMQDESFPACKIEL from the exons ATGGCCACGCTAGTAGAATCTGCAGAAATGGAGACCTTGGGCGCCCAGAGCAACACCACCGGGGCTTCTCCGACGTCCTCCAGCCCCTCACAGCACTTCAACGACAGCAAATTTTACCTGCTGGTGGTCATCGGGGAGATCATATCAGAGGATCACCTCAAGTGTGCCATTGCGGACATAGAGAAAG GGATCCGTTCGTGGGACACCAACCTCATCGACTGCAACCTGGACCAGGAGCTGAAGCTTTTTGTCTCCAGACACTCGGCTCGATTCTCCGCAGACGTCAAAG GGCAACGAATTCTTCACCATAAAAGCAACATCCTCGAGACAGTTGTGCTCATTAACCCTTCAGATGAAGCTGTCAGCACCGAG GCTCGCTTAATGATCTCTGACACAGCCAGACACAAGCTACTGGTCCTCTCAGGGCAGTGCTCAGAAAAAACAGGGGAACTGATTCTTCAGTCTGgatctttctctttctgcaaTTTCATAGACATATTTACTGATCAAGAG ATTGGTGAATTACTCAGCACTATCCCCCCAGCAAACAAAGCCAACCTTACACTCTCCTGCCCTGAACAAGGAGACTGGAAAAACTCCAACTTGGACAAACACAACCTACAGGACTTCATCAACATGAAACTAAACTCAGCTGTCATCCTCCCAGAAATGGAGGGTCTCTCAGAGTTCACCGAGTATTTATCAGAATCAGTAGAGATCCCTTCTCCTTTTGACATGTTGGAACCCCCGACCTCAGGTGGATTTCTCAAACTTTCTAAGCCATGCTGTTATATTTTCCCCGGTGGTCGAGGAGACTCTGCTCTCTTTTCTGTAAATGGCTTCAACATGCTCATTAACGGCGGCTCCGACAGGAGGTCGTGCTTCTGGAAGCTGGTGAGACATCTAGATCGGGTGGACTCCATCCTCTTGACTCATATTGGTGAAGACAATTTGCCAGGCATCAACAGTATGCTGCAGAGGAAAATGGCTGAGCTTGAGGAGGAGCAATCACAGGGTTCGACAGCTAACAGTGACTGGGTGAAGAACATGATTTCTCCAGATATCGGCGTTGTCTTTGTGAATTTTCCCGAGAACCTGGAAAACCCTGAACCTGATTACAAAGTGCGTAGGAATGTTGAGGAGGCAGCATTCACCCAGGTGTTCCTCAACAAGCTAAATTTAAGGATTGAGCCTTTGCAGAAGCCTGTAGGAAACACCATAGAACCAATCAcactttttcagaaaatgggTGTTGGGAGGCTTGAAATGTACGTGCTCAATCCTTCAAAAAACAGCAAGGAGATGCAGCACTTTATGAAGCAgtggacaggaagtgaaaaTGACACTACCTCCATTCTTCTACCGAATGGAAAAGAGTCTGAATTCCCCGTTTCCTACTTGACTTCAATCTCTTCACTCATTGTGTGGCATCCCGCAAACCCCTCCGATAAGGTTGTACGGGTTCTGTTTCCTGGAAATGCCATCCAGGACCACATATTTGAAGGCTTAGAGAAGCTAAAGCATTTAGAGTTCTTGAAACAGCCAGTTGTCACTCAAAAAACTATGCCTTCTACTACCCCATCCACACCAACGCTGAAGCAAGCAAAGATGAAACACAGAACAGACAGCAAAGAGAGCCTAAAGTCTACCCCAAAGCCATCACCAAGCAAAGCCATGCGGAAGATTTCAAAGGAGGAAACACCAGAGAAGGCAAAGACAGACACAGAATCAACTCCTGAGAAAACACTAAAGTtagataaaaaggaaaaggtccccttgaaaaaggaaaaggcaAAGCCACAGGAGAAAGAACCAAAGGCAAATGCAGATCAAACCGGACAAAATGAAACTTCCGAAAAAAAATCCGAAGCAAAgtccaaaatggaaaaaattaaaaaggaggCCAAACCatcagcagaaaagaaaaaggaggctAAAAAAGAAGTAGCAAGGAAGGATGAAGCTAAGAAGgaagataaaataaagaagGACGAGGCaaagaaagttttgaaaaagGATACAAGAAGAGATTCTCCaatgaaggagaagaaggaagaaaagaaggaacaaaagaaagatgCAAAAAGACTCTCCAAAGATGTTAAAAAGACTTCAAATGCAGGTGAGGAAAAGAATCTAAAACCAAAGCCACTGAAAAAGGATGACTCTTCAAAGAGAGATCTGGGAGCTCCATCCAAGTTAAAAGATAAAGGAAAGCCGAaggtgataaaaaaagaaacgaagGTAGAACTCAAACTAGCAGCAAGTACTACCATTGTTGCAGAAGACCCAGAGGCAGAAAGATTCCTGATGTCCTCCCCAGAAGACCTCACAAAAGACTTTGAGGAACTTAGAGCTGAAGACTTTGTTGAGGATGATGCAACTGTACAGCAAGATGAGGAGAAAGCAGCTACGGTGGCCCAAAACGAACAAATGATACAAACCAAAGAGTCACCTGAAGGATTAGAATCTGTGGATGAGGGCATAACAACAACAGAGGCAGAAGGTGACAGTGGAGGGACTCCAGACGAGCAAGTCCTGAAAGGCAAGCTCAACGGCAGTGCTTGTGAGAAGTTTGAGGATGAGGGCACTGTAATGGAGGAGACATCTGAGGGAGGGGACTATGATGAGAAGGGAGAGACAGAGGAGGTTTATGAGCCACAGGAAGcagaatcagataaaaataaccACCAAAATGAGCACCAAGCCAAACATGATAAACCGGAACAAAGAGATGAAGTGGAGGACAATGATgatatcacaaataaaaatgtagtagAGGAGCATCTAAGTCCTGACACAACAGAGAAGCAAAAGCTCTTTGAATCAGCTTCACCCAAAGTGTCTTCCCCAGTTTCTCCTGCTGCATGCACCCTTGATGAAATCCCTCCTGTTGGCTTTGAGAGCATCACAACTTCAGATGAAGAGAACCGAGATGAACCACCAGAAGAGTATACAGTCACATCGGGTTACACGCAGTCCACTATGGAAATCTCCAGTTTGCCTACTCCCATGGATGAGATGTTGACTCCCAGGGACATTTTGAGTGATGAAACACCCAATGACGAGACAGGATTTCTATCGCAGGATGCTGAAAGGTTTGGGAAATCAGAGTCAGGagagtttgagaaaaaaaacctctctcCACTTCAAGATATACCGGGTACAGGTTTTTCTCAGAGTGATGTCACAGAAGGCCAAAACTACCACCATTCTGCTTTAACAGTATCCCCCCCTTCGCCTCTAAAAGAGGATAAATTCTGTGAAGAGCTTCCATCAGGTGGAAAAGCTGAAGAATTTACAACTATTCAAGAGTCAAATGAAAGGCATGACTCAGTCAAACTTAGTTCAGTCTCCACAACATCTCCTGTTGTTCGTTCTCCCTCAGTGGAGATTAAGAACATCATTCATCCTTCATCAACGATGGCTGCTCCAATAGAACTGTCATCCACCCTGGCAAGTTGCACCCAAGCCACAGCTGATTCCTACAAGAGCCCTGATGACAAACCTTTGGAAGGAGCTAGTTCGCCTCAGTCCTCTGGTCATACACCATACTATCAGTCACCAGTTGATGAGAAAGTAGAAACTCTACCACCTCTTTCAGAGGACAGATCACAGGGTCTAGTTATTGTGGAGGTCACAAGTGATAAAGAAGAGTCCTACAGTAGAGTTACTCCTGAGCCTAATGATCCAGCAGTAGAACAATCATCACCAGTAGATAGGACAGATTCCACTCCAAGAAGCCCATCTATACCTGAGCCTGAATCCCCACAGGAGTCATCACCCATCGATGCTGAGGCTAAGAAACAGGAAGAGATCAGCCATTCACTGCTGTCCTCAATGCCACTGAACAAACATGAATCTGACTCCGgtgtttttacaacttttaaagAAGAGAGTAAAATGTCTATTTCGGAGGGCACTACATCAGACAAGTCTGAAACTCCCCTGGAAGAAGTGGTTGCAGAAGATACATTTTCACACTTAGCCTCAGCATCCACAGCTTCTCTGGCCACTAGTTCGTTGCCAGAACCGACTACTGGTTCTCCTTCTCTGCATGCTGAGGTAGGCTCACCTCACTCAACAGAGGTTGATGACTCTTTGTCTGTCTCAGTGGTTCAGACTCCAACCACCTTTCATGAGGCAGAGGGATCACCAACTAAGGAAGACAGTCCAAGGCCTATGTCTATCTCCCCAGAAATCTCACCTAAGACTAAAAGCAAAGTGCAGACACAGGACACAAAATCTCCAGAGCATTCCACTATGTCTTTAGAGTTTGGCCAGGAGTCACCTGATCATTCCTTAGCCCTGGATTTCAGTAAGCAATCTCCAGAGCACCAGTCACTGGGCAGCAATTCTCATGCTACAGAAAATGGCCCAACTGAAGTGGACTACAGTCCCTCAAATGTAACAGAGGTAAAGGCGCCCAGTGAAccaaaatgtgcacaaaacccTTTACTTTTTGAAGGAGGTGATTCAGCCCGAGCCACTTCGGCAACCCCTTCAGATGCATCTCAGTCTTCTGTTACAACTCCATGTCAAATGGCAGAGAACCTACATGCTGCTGTGGAGCAGACAGATAAGTCTCCATCCACCCCAAGGGCCTCATCTCTCACCCTGTCTCCCCATTCCAATGAACCCTCTCCGGTGTTAGGAGGTCCCCCAGCTAATACGAGCATCAGTCCAGTCTCGGAAACCACAGCCAGAATGGATTCGGAACAGAAACTTGACAAGTCACCATCACCTCCCAAAGTTCCTTCCCCATCTACATCTTTCAATATTTCAAAAGAAGATACTCTTTccccaaaaacagaaacaaatccaTTCAAATGTGATGACTCTGTACTTGAAAAGAATTCTACAAGTCCAAAAGTTCCTTCACCATCAGAACTACCTCTCTCCTTTGAGCCTTACGATTTTAATTCTCCCTGTGGCTCTAGGGAACCTGACTCCCTTAAAAAGAGCCTCTGTGCTCCATCCAAGACAGATGTTGATCTTTGCCTTGTGAAATCTTGTGAGTACCGTCACCCCAAGACTGAGCTGTCACCATCATTCATCAACCCAAACCCTCTAGAATACTTTATTAATGAAGAAAACGCCTTGGATGAGGAGAAGCCCCTGGCCAAGTCAGGTGGTGGACCCCCGCCACCAGGGGGTAAGCTGTCTGCCAAGCAATGTGAGGATACTCCACCCACATCCATCAGTGAATCTGCCCCATCACAGACAGACTCAGACGTACCTCCAGGAACAGAAGAGTGCCCTTCTATCACAGCAGATGCAAACATTGACTCTGAAGATGACTCTGAAACTTTGCCAAGTGACAAAACTCTGACATACAGGCATGCTGATCCACCTCCACTGGCACTCAGGGACTCTGCTCCAACTTCAGGTAATCACGATGTTTGTATGGTGGACCCAGAAGCCCTAAAGGCTGAAGAAAACCTTCACAATGCAAATACAGGTGGCGGAGACAAGACCAGAATGAAAAAGCTATTGAAAAAGTCCTCATCGCCAGCCAGGAAGAGTGGTTTGTCCAAGGTTAAGGACTCAAAGACTGCTTCTCCAAAGAAGGGTGTTGGAGAAGGAAAAGATGTCAAAAATGCAACCAATACGTCTGCATCCAAAGGTGTGAAAAGCTCTGCATTGG gtACCGGAAGTGGGAAAGTGCCACCTCTGTCCAACTGCCCACCTATGTACATGGATTTGGTTTACATTCCCAATCACTGCAGTGCCAAAAATGTGGATGCTGAATTCTTTAAACGTGTCCGCTCCTCTTACTATGTAGTCAGTGGCAACAATCAATCAGCTCAGGAACCCAGTAGAGCCGTTCTGGATGCTTTACTTGAAGGAAAAACCCAGTGGGGAAACGACATGCAG GTTACTCTAATTCCGACCCATGACACAGATGTGATGAGGGAGTGGTACCAGGAGACCCACGACAAGCAGCAGGAGCTGAACATCATGGTTctggccagcagcagcacagtTGTCATGCAAGATGAGTCCTTCCCAGCTTGTAAGATAGAGCTGTAG